From Thermoflexus hugenholtzii JAD2:
CTAATGCCCAGAACCGATGGAGGGCGATGGCTGTGAAAGGCCACAACCGTTCGTCCGGGGAAGGTCCCTCGGCGGATGAGAGGATCGTCGCACTCCCTGGTGGTTTCCCGCGCGGTGGATGCTCCTGACCTTTGCAACGGTGGATCGGACGCGGCGGGCCGCGCGGTCCTTCGAGCTCCCGATCCAGAGGCAGCCCGGGGCTCTCTCCGATAGGGAGGATGCGAACACGAAACGAGGCGCAGCACGAATGAATCATGAAGCGCCTTGGGGTAAATGGATCGCGGTGGGGGTGATTCTGCTCGGCATCGCCGGCGCGGCGTGCGCGGCCGGCTTCGCCCTGGGGGTCCTGGCGGGCCCGGAGCTCGCCCGAAGGCTCCCCGCCGCGGAACCGGCTCCCGAAGCGGCGACGCCTCGTTCCCGGCCGTCTCCCTCCCCGTCCCCCACGGCCACCCCCATGCCCACCCCAACGGCCACGCCTACCGCATCGCCGGACGGGGCGCGGGAAGGGCCGAAGGTTTTCGCTGCGGATCTCCCGGATCCGCCCCCCGTTCCGGACTGGGCGGTCGGGCTGGCGAAAGGCGAAACGGCGGATCCGGATCGTCCCATCTACCGGATCGGCGGGATGCTGGAGCCGGACCGGGGGCGCCTGCGGGGCCGCCTGATCCTCTCCCTCCCGTATCGGGAAGGACCGCCTCTTTCCGCCATCTGCTTCCGGGCCTGGGCCCACGCGCCCTCCTCCGGCGGCGCCCGCCTGGAGGTCGGGGAGGTTTGGGTCGGGGATCAGGCCGTCCGTCCCGCTTGGAGCGGCGATCGGACGGCCTTCACGGTCACGCTGCCGGTCCCCTTGCGCGCCGGGGAGGAGATCGCCATCGAGATGCCCTTCACCGTCACCGTGGGGAGCCGGGCCGGCGGCTACGGGCTGATGCAGAAAACCCCCGACGGCCTCCTGGTCCTCTACTATGGCTATCCCGAACTGGCCCGCATCCGGGAGGGCCGCTGTGTTCTGGATCCGCCGTGGGAGAACGGGGACCTTCACCAGGCGGAGGCGGCCCACTTCGCCCTGCGCCTGCGGCTGCCGGAGGGGACGGCTCTATCCGCCAGCGGCGTCATCGTTCAGGAGGCCTCCGGCCCGCCCGGATGGCGCGAGGTGGAGATCGTCGCCCCCTACGTCCGCAACTTGGTCCTGGTCGCCGGGGAGATGGAGGAGATCGTCCAGGAGCGGAACGGCGTCCGGGTGCGGGGCTTCTTCCGGAAAGCCGGAGCCCGGGAGGCCCAGCAGGCCGTGGAGGACGCGCTGGATGCCTTGGAGCGATTTGGGGAGGCCTTTGGCCCGTATCCCTTCTCCGAGCTGGACCTGGTGGAAGTTCCCCTGCGAGGCGGCGCGGCGGGGGTGGAGGCCAGCGGCCTCATCATGATCGGCGAGGACGTGTTCGGGATGGGCGATCTCGGCGGCATGCTGGGCGGATCCAGCGACCTGGACGTTCCCGGCTTCGTGATCGCCCATGAGGTCGCCCACCAGTGGTGGTATGGGATGGTGGGCAACGACGCCTATCGGGAGCCCTGGCTGGACGAGGCGATGACGAACTGGTCTTCGGTTTTCTGGGTGGAACAGGCCCGCGGCCTGGAGGCCGCCCGGACGGCCTGGGATCTCCTCGTGCTGCTCCCCTATCGGCTTCGCCTGGCGGAGGGGGATCTCCCCCTGAATCTTTCGACGGATGACTACTCCATGCTGGACTACGCGGCGATCGTGTATGGAAAGGGGGCTTGGATGATGGAGGCCCTGCGCCAGGAGATGGGGGAGGAGCGGTTCTTTGCCTTCCTGCGGCGGTATCTAGAGAAGCACCGCTGGGGATGGGCCACTGGGGAATCCTGGCAGGAGACGCTGGCGGAGGTCTGGGGAAGGGAGCGGGCGGAGGCCTTCTTCCGGCGGTGGGTGGCCGGAAGCGGGATCACCTCGGCGGATCTTCCCCCAAGCGAGTTCGGGGCTCTCTTCGAGGACCCAAGCCTGGGGCCGTTG
This genomic window contains:
- a CDS encoding M1 family aminopeptidase; translation: MNHEAPWGKWIAVGVILLGIAGAACAAGFALGVLAGPELARRLPAAEPAPEAATPRSRPSPSPSPTATPMPTPTATPTASPDGAREGPKVFAADLPDPPPVPDWAVGLAKGETADPDRPIYRIGGMLEPDRGRLRGRLILSLPYREGPPLSAICFRAWAHAPSSGGARLEVGEVWVGDQAVRPAWSGDRTAFTVTLPVPLRAGEEIAIEMPFTVTVGSRAGGYGLMQKTPDGLLVLYYGYPELARIREGRCVLDPPWENGDLHQAEAAHFALRLRLPEGTALSASGVIVQEASGPPGWREVEIVAPYVRNLVLVAGEMEEIVQERNGVRVRGFFRKAGAREAQQAVEDALDALERFGEAFGPYPFSELDLVEVPLRGGAAGVEASGLIMIGEDVFGMGDLGGMLGGSSDLDVPGFVIAHEVAHQWWYGMVGNDAYREPWLDEAMTNWSSVFWVEQARGLEAARTAWDLLVLLPYRLRLAEGDLPLNLSTDDYSMLDYAAIVYGKGAWMMEALRQEMGEERFFAFLRRYLEKHRWGWATGESWQETLAEVWGRERAEAFFRRWVAGSGITSADLPPSEFGALFEDPSLGPLLRTLLEALIEAGP